The region AGCTAGGGAAAGCGCGTACGCGTATTTCTACTCTCGCCGCCGCGCTGGTGCTGTTGCTGCTGGTGACCGGGTTGAGCGAAATCATGACGAAGATTCCGATGGTGGTGCTGGCAGGGATTATGATGATCGTCGCGCTGAAAACGATGAACTGGCATAGCCTGCACCCCACCACGCTGAAACGGATGCCGCTGTCGGAAACGCTGGTGGTCATCGTCACGGTTATCGCGACCGTTTCGACGGGAAATCTGGCAATCGGCGTGGCCGGTGGCGTTATCTTTGCCATCCTGCTATTTGCACGTCGCGTGGCGCACGTCATTCACGCAGAGCGTCGCGTGAGCGAAGACGGACAGTCGGTACACTACACGGTACGAGGACCGCTATTCTTTGGCAGCAGCAACGACCTCTTCGAGCATTTCCTGTATGCGCAGGACCCGCAGAATGTCACTATCGATCTGACGCACGCACAAATCTGGGATGCCTCCAGCGTGGCGGCGCTCGATGCTATCGAAACCCGCTATCACCGTTATGATGCGAAGGTCGCGATCGTCGGTCTGGATACCCACAGCAGCAAAATCCATCAGCGCCTATCAGGGCATCTCTGAGCCACCCAGCGTTCGAAGGCAGCGACTATTGCGGGCTGTCAACGTTGACAACCCGCACACCACTGTGATTAGACTCAATGCTAAGCAGGCTAACTTAAGGAAAGCGTTGATGAAAATTACCGATGTGCGCGTGATTCTCGCGAATCGATATATGTTTGTTGAGGTCACCACCGACGAGGGGCTGACGGGCATTGGCGAATCCGGTGCCTGGGGTTTTCTCGATGCGTCAAAAGGTGCTGTCGAGGCACTGCGCACGTATCTGATCGGGCAAGATCCACTGCGGATTGAGCACCACTGGCAGTATATGTACCGCTGCTGGCATTTTCGTGGTGCCGCGATCATGGGAGCGATCAGCGCTATCGATATCGCCCTGTGGGACATCGCGGGCAAGTATTACGATACGCCAGTTTATAACCTGCTGGGCGGCCGCTGCCGCGATAAAGCCCGCGTTTATGCCCACGCGGGAGGGCGCACCACCGAAGAAACCATCGCCAACCTGAAACAGGCCAAAGCCGATGGTTTTACCGCGATTGGTCATCTGACGCCGTTTCTGGATGAGTCTCGCGATACGCCCTATTTCACCACCCACGCCAAAGAGATCGGTGAGGCCATCGAACGGATCGGCCTTTATCGGGAAGCGGTCGGTAACGATGTCGATCTGTGCATTGAAGTCCACCGCCGTCTGAAACCCGCCGATGCCGTGGTGTTCGCTCGCGGCATTGAGCCGTTTTATCCCTATTTTATTGAAGACCCTATCGGCGCGGATAACTTCGATTCCATGGCGGAGGTGGCCGAGAAAATCAATATTCCTATCGCGACCGGCGAACGCCTGAATAATCCTCAGGAGTTCGCGATGCTGATTCGTCGTAATGCCGTCGCCTATGTGCGTCCTGATGTCTGCATGTGCGGCGGGATTACCGGAGCGAAAAAGGTAGCAGCATTGGC is a window of Pectobacterium punjabense DNA encoding:
- a CDS encoding mandelate racemase/muconate lactonizing enzyme family protein, translated to MKITDVRVILANRYMFVEVTTDEGLTGIGESGAWGFLDASKGAVEALRTYLIGQDPLRIEHHWQYMYRCWHFRGAAIMGAISAIDIALWDIAGKYYDTPVYNLLGGRCRDKARVYAHAGGRTTEETIANLKQAKADGFTAIGHLTPFLDESRDTPYFTTHAKEIGEAIERIGLYREAVGNDVDLCIEVHRRLKPADAVVFARGIEPFYPYFIEDPIGADNFDSMAEVAEKINIPIATGERLNNPQEFAMLIRRNAVAYVRPDVCMCGGITGAKKVAALAEANDLMVVPHNPLSPVSTAACLQIAVSIPNFALLEYPGDDQPALSEKFGATGVENGVRKKDVVKNTFKCVDGFMEIPTQSGIGIELADDLENRFPYRRRGLKTRLHVDGSVVDQ